One window of Thioalbus denitrificans genomic DNA carries:
- a CDS encoding conjugal transfer protein TraF — protein sequence MRRALLVVLLLLPVVVLAGEGGSLFTRPGEGWFWYEAPDPEPEPETKREAPEAELPAPAAAAPAAPDPVAALQGLQQALEAARAAAIMADRPREREAAVRAYMRLNQEVMARSGAFAESWQRVLWSTPALDTRIEHPVNDQAVHVRNDTRLAAMDAALRELAARRGLLFFFKSDCPYCHRFAPVLRAFAGAYGFHVIPVSLDGGGLLEYPNPRLNAGAGVALQVDTVPAVYLVEPRSRAIHPVSFGYVSHSELRDRIYTLMAPGAPDPFVTRILAGD from the coding sequence ATGAGAAGGGCATTGCTGGTGGTCCTGCTCCTGCTCCCGGTCGTGGTCCTGGCCGGGGAGGGCGGCTCCCTATTCACCCGCCCGGGGGAGGGCTGGTTCTGGTACGAGGCGCCCGACCCGGAGCCTGAGCCGGAGACGAAACGGGAGGCGCCCGAAGCCGAGCTCCCGGCGCCGGCGGCCGCCGCGCCAGCGGCACCCGATCCCGTGGCGGCCCTGCAGGGGCTCCAGCAGGCCCTGGAGGCGGCGCGGGCGGCGGCCATCATGGCCGACCGGCCGCGGGAGCGCGAGGCGGCCGTGCGCGCCTACATGCGCCTCAACCAGGAGGTGATGGCCCGCTCCGGGGCTTTCGCCGAGAGCTGGCAGCGGGTGCTGTGGTCCACCCCGGCGCTCGACACGCGCATCGAGCATCCGGTCAACGACCAGGCGGTCCACGTGCGCAACGACACGCGCCTGGCGGCCATGGACGCCGCGCTGCGGGAGCTGGCCGCCAGGCGGGGGCTGCTCTTCTTCTTCAAGTCCGACTGCCCCTACTGCCACCGCTTCGCGCCTGTGCTCAGGGCCTTCGCCGGGGCCTACGGCTTCCACGTCATTCCGGTGAGCCTGGACGGCGGCGGGCTGCTCGAGTACCCCAATCCGCGGCTGAACGCCGGCGCCGGCGTGGCCCTGCAGGTGGACACCGTGCCCGCGGTCTACCTGGTGGAGCCCCGCTCCCGGGCCATCCACCCCGTCAGCTTCGGCTACGTGAGCCACTCCGAGCTCCGGGACCGCATCTACACCCTCATGGCGCCTGGGGCGCCCGATCCCTTCGTGACACGCATCCTCGCGGGAGACTGA
- a CDS encoding conjugal transfer protein TraN: MRRPWILLLLLALAHPVMAGELTRESALGLGKALGNAGKESVRDAATATPTEQVPGYAGSDVPERDYYDEGLGIEARARESLPEHETGRWVDETAFSRPRFTLDREKDPLLQRGEAIAGDPEATLGQRLTGEYDGCEAREAPLAPATYSEERCTEWGVRAEVGCQRVLEVEVDRPAAQEAILHVGAYLKDRGTWRIDLRTGEVLSVAHNKGEGSCLVKDPETGNYVTAPCVEFWQELTVPFDPPAGEADRYSLAAASCALWDPGSRISKGSYDDTAACRILELPSAGNGWQVVAEVDDDGGSSWHRYGARFQFRLEGEPRVTDHWSSTCGTGEACSAVGAETCLEPEETRIIDGVEVHRACWRYQGDYLCGAGGATEEEPYCAELRERGCTQTGSLCLTRDGEGRCTEYEQTFRCPAGAGESRTVLDCGGALFCIEGECFDTGYEPNQDFALAASYLGAIEAAAKDFDTETLVIFKGEDLRCKKTVLGFSNCCKESGWGQDLGLAQCSEDERILAERRGAGQCHYVGNYCSNDTPFGCIARKYTYCCFKSKLGRIIHEQGRPQIDLGWGEAKRPECRGFTPEELVSLDFAAIDFSEFYADALQAAESVIRPSEVEMSRMMEERIRGMMP, translated from the coding sequence ATGCGGCGCCCGTGGATTCTCCTCCTGCTGCTGGCGCTGGCGCATCCCGTCATGGCCGGGGAGCTGACCCGCGAGTCTGCTCTCGGGCTCGGCAAGGCCCTGGGGAATGCCGGGAAGGAGAGCGTCCGCGACGCGGCGACGGCTACGCCGACCGAGCAGGTGCCGGGCTACGCGGGGAGCGACGTGCCCGAGCGGGACTACTACGACGAGGGGCTCGGCATCGAGGCGCGCGCCCGCGAGTCGCTGCCGGAACACGAGACGGGCCGCTGGGTGGATGAGACCGCCTTCAGCCGGCCGCGCTTCACCCTGGACCGGGAGAAGGACCCCCTCTTGCAGCGTGGCGAGGCGATCGCCGGCGACCCGGAGGCCACCCTCGGGCAGCGCCTGACGGGGGAGTATGACGGCTGTGAGGCCCGGGAGGCCCCGCTGGCCCCGGCCACCTATAGCGAGGAGCGCTGCACCGAGTGGGGCGTGCGGGCCGAGGTGGGATGCCAGCGGGTGCTCGAGGTGGAGGTGGACCGGCCGGCGGCCCAGGAAGCGATTCTCCACGTGGGCGCCTATCTCAAGGACCGCGGCACCTGGCGCATCGACCTGCGCACCGGGGAGGTCCTTTCGGTGGCTCACAACAAGGGGGAGGGCAGCTGTCTCGTGAAGGACCCGGAGACCGGCAACTATGTCACGGCGCCCTGCGTGGAGTTCTGGCAGGAGCTCACCGTCCCCTTCGACCCGCCGGCGGGGGAGGCGGACCGCTACAGTCTGGCGGCCGCCTCCTGCGCGCTCTGGGACCCGGGCAGCCGCATCTCCAAGGGTAGCTACGACGACACCGCCGCCTGCCGGATCCTCGAGCTGCCTTCCGCCGGCAACGGCTGGCAGGTGGTGGCAGAGGTGGACGACGACGGCGGGAGCAGCTGGCACCGCTACGGGGCGCGCTTCCAGTTCCGCCTGGAGGGGGAGCCCCGGGTGACGGACCACTGGAGCAGCACCTGCGGGACCGGGGAGGCCTGCAGCGCCGTCGGCGCGGAGACGTGTCTGGAGCCGGAGGAGACCCGCATCATCGACGGGGTGGAGGTCCACCGGGCCTGCTGGCGCTACCAGGGGGACTACCTCTGCGGCGCCGGGGGGGCCACCGAGGAGGAGCCCTACTGCGCCGAGCTCCGGGAGCGGGGCTGCACCCAGACCGGCTCGCTCTGCCTCACCCGGGACGGGGAGGGCCGCTGCACCGAGTACGAGCAGACCTTCCGCTGCCCGGCCGGCGCGGGCGAGTCGCGCACCGTGCTCGATTGCGGCGGGGCGCTCTTCTGCATCGAGGGGGAGTGCTTCGACACCGGCTACGAGCCGAACCAGGACTTCGCGCTCGCGGCGAGCTACCTCGGCGCCATCGAGGCGGCGGCCAAGGACTTCGACACCGAGACGCTGGTCATCTTCAAGGGCGAGGACCTGCGCTGCAAGAAGACCGTGCTCGGCTTCTCCAACTGCTGCAAGGAGAGCGGCTGGGGGCAGGACCTGGGGCTTGCCCAGTGCAGCGAGGACGAGCGGATCCTCGCCGAGCGCCGGGGCGCCGGCCAGTGCCACTACGTGGGCAACTACTGCAGCAACGACACCCCCTTCGGCTGCATCGCCCGCAAGTACACCTACTGCTGCTTCAAGTCCAAGCTGGGGCGCATCATCCACGAGCAGGGCCGGCCCCAGATCGACCTGGGCTGGGGCGAGGCCAAGCGCCCGGAGTGCCGCGGCTTCACCCCCGAGGAGCTGGTTTCCCTCGACTTCGCCGCCATCGACTTCTCGGAGTTCTACGCCGATGCCCTTCAGGCGGCTGAGTCGGTCATCCGCCCCTCGGAGGTGGAGATGAGCCGGATGATGGAGGAGCGCATCCGGGGGATGATGCCATGA